From the genome of Sphingobacterium kitahiroshimense, one region includes:
- a CDS encoding RagB/SusD family nutrient uptake outer membrane protein, with the protein MKKSYINKIQQLCAAVLAFSTLLSCNKYLDRAPLSDVTPSEYLNTEADLAAYTITRYNFPTHGGWGLGTFANDNGTDNQVTSGYATRWVPGEWRVGATGGDWDFTNIRQVNYFIESVVPKWKSNSITGNKLNIEHYIGEAYFLRAYEYFNKVQALGDFPILKNTVKDNLEELTVISTRKPRNEVARFIIADLDSAATLLSATTASGKTRITKNAALLLKSRVALHEATWLKYHKGTALVPGGPGWPGAKSNPNFAMNIDQEIDYFLTQAIASAQLVADGVALVNNTKDNGFNSSNNPYFKMFGDFDLNAYSEVLLWRQYSLPLNVTHAVNHYMNRNAGNSGYAKGLVENFTMANGLPIYAANSGYKGDNLISDVKIDRDNRLQIFMKAPGELSYTDRKNTNGQDIAEGKPDILGIAETRYVTGYALKKGFNYLIAQSEGATSTTGSIVFRAVEAYLNYIEASYLKNGSVNAKARAYWTQIRERAGVNTDYMNTVNNTDMNMEAKGDFGAYSAGQLLSDKVLYNIRRERRLELVAEGMRFADLKRWRALDQLAAKPYIVEGMKIWGPMQEWYKDEKGVSSLIQPNTAGKTANVSLQSESNYLRPYRINLAATNLVLDGYKWISAHYLNPIAMSHFTITSPDGSPESSSIYQNPGWPLMANQGATN; encoded by the coding sequence ATGAAAAAGAGCTATATAAATAAGATACAACAACTCTGCGCAGCGGTACTTGCCTTTAGTACATTATTATCCTGTAATAAATATTTGGATAGAGCACCTTTGTCCGATGTAACACCCTCAGAGTACTTAAATACAGAAGCTGATCTCGCTGCATATACCATTACCCGTTACAATTTTCCAACACATGGAGGTTGGGGATTGGGTACATTTGCTAATGATAACGGGACAGACAATCAAGTAACTTCGGGCTATGCGACACGTTGGGTACCCGGCGAATGGCGGGTAGGCGCTACAGGTGGAGACTGGGATTTTACGAATATCCGTCAGGTCAATTATTTCATCGAATCGGTAGTTCCCAAATGGAAAAGTAACAGCATAACGGGCAATAAGCTCAATATTGAGCATTATATCGGTGAAGCCTATTTCTTACGGGCTTACGAATACTTCAACAAAGTACAGGCATTGGGAGATTTCCCCATCTTAAAAAATACCGTAAAAGATAACCTGGAGGAATTAACCGTTATTTCCACTCGTAAACCCCGAAATGAAGTTGCCCGTTTTATCATCGCAGATCTGGATTCTGCGGCTACTTTACTCAGTGCAACAACTGCTTCCGGGAAAACTCGGATCACCAAAAATGCTGCACTATTGTTAAAATCCCGTGTGGCACTACATGAAGCCACCTGGTTGAAATACCATAAAGGAACAGCTTTAGTACCCGGCGGACCAGGATGGCCAGGAGCAAAATCAAATCCTAATTTCGCCATGAACATCGATCAGGAAATCGATTACTTCCTGACACAGGCCATAGCGTCTGCGCAGTTGGTAGCAGATGGAGTAGCTTTAGTTAACAATACAAAAGATAATGGCTTTAACTCATCCAATAATCCTTATTTCAAAATGTTTGGAGATTTTGACCTAAATGCCTATAGTGAAGTGCTTCTTTGGAGACAGTATAGCCTACCTTTGAATGTTACACATGCTGTCAATCATTACATGAACAGAAATGCAGGGAATTCGGGTTATGCAAAAGGATTAGTCGAAAACTTTACCATGGCAAACGGATTACCGATTTATGCAGCAAATTCAGGATATAAAGGCGATAATTTAATCAGCGATGTAAAAATTGACCGCGATAACCGTTTACAGATCTTTATGAAAGCTCCGGGAGAGCTAAGCTATACCGATCGAAAGAATACCAATGGGCAAGATATCGCAGAGGGAAAACCGGATATTTTGGGTATTGCTGAAACTCGATATGTAACAGGTTATGCCCTTAAGAAAGGATTCAATTACCTGATTGCACAATCCGAAGGTGCAACAAGCACCACCGGTTCTATTGTATTCAGAGCCGTTGAAGCTTACTTAAATTATATCGAAGCCAGTTACCTTAAAAATGGTTCGGTCAATGCTAAGGCGCGGGCATACTGGACGCAAATCAGGGAGCGTGCTGGAGTCAACACCGACTATATGAATACGGTCAATAATACCGATATGAATATGGAAGCAAAAGGTGATTTCGGGGCCTATTCTGCCGGACAATTATTATCGGATAAAGTTTTATATAATATCCGGAGAGAAAGACGCCTGGAATTAGTTGCTGAGGGCATGCGCTTTGCAGATCTAAAACGCTGGAGAGCATTAGACCAACTTGCGGCAAAACCTTATATTGTTGAAGGCATGAAAATATGGGGACCTATGCAAGAATGGTATAAAGATGAAAAAGGAGTTTCATCGTTGATACAGCCAAATACTGCAGGAAAAACAGCCAATGTTTCCCTGCAGTCTGAAAGCAATTATCTTAGACCTTACCGCATCAACTTAGCGGCAACCAATTTAGTCCTCGACGGGTATAAATGGATCAGTGCACATTATTTAAATCCAATTGCCATGAGCCACTTTACCATAACTTCACCAGACGGTTCACCCGAATCTTCAAGCATATACCAAAATCCAGGCTGGCCATTAATGGCTAATCAAGGAGCAACAAATTAA
- a CDS encoding hybrid sensor histidine kinase/response regulator transcription factor — protein MRYNLLCLLIFLLLCFDIRAQSSIEYLGIDHGLSNDFVTDIYQDKDGFMWFGTFNGLNRFDGYEFKIFKNNPLENKSLPDNRITDILEDQTGNLYIATKGGLGVFDMDRNHFTRADLVKGDLEMQPIDFSIHQLEKDNDGQLFATSGKAGLLTIKNTAKGLKAHTVPLYISGKVIDQAYSVSSICKTFDGRLMLMIHGVGLAIYDRKNNCIQVLVQGDFNATLMTASSDGGVWFSNGWSVTYYDWQTNAFQYYSFVNGLSNKRIVNLYFGQDRKIWVCTDGDGIQKINVDTKKIEKNTGFDEKQLTGNAVVAIYEDNERRKWLGTIRGGVNVIDPQKGKFQLVKHHSPDKKVSSRDFISVLEQADNDHIWVGTDGSGLLKWNLKQKVFVPYPNTSRLLSERAFVTGLIQDDHHQLWIGTYDSGIFKLDMTSGQIKSYTCYYPQTEYVNAAAWRLFKDSRKRIWASTLGGGVVYLFDVAEDQFKPLNLPIYDVLTFFEEKEDILWMGSWSELIRLDLKTRRFKTYAVGTPVRFIKKADRHHLWIGTEGGGLRYFNIATGQSKTYTEKEGLPSNTLLNALNDDFGNLWISTYHGLSKFDTKVRSFQNFYTSDGLQSNQFNYNAALKLSDGHLVFGGIRGFNLFQSRDLLVHTVFPALKLTQLQINNNPYGTDKRYGTGPLNAISKLTIPYNQAVLSFSFAALDYSFSDRIKYAYFLEGWDKDWNYVDKQRSAYYSHLKEGIYTLRIKSTNANGEWNPSERTIVIQILPPWWRTGWAYTGYGMCVVAALYLYFLYVRHRALLLTKLKAAEFERDKENELTEKKVTFFTHIVHEIRTPLTLIINPIKELLKDSEDRVTDYEELQDVYRHSKRLLNLVDKLLLFRKSEGNFDELSLVPLDIVHLVQEVFLCFRQIAHSQNISYTLKTDIEAYPCYGDFEKLEICFFNLLQNALKYTQGGGMVTVHMNSTVTGIRIEISDSGNGTPTLLKEDIFKPFQRDFSSSNTVKEGFGIGLFLVKKFVEIHQGEISYYPNADRGMTFCVDLPQHAILNDEDHILEVSNSAFSSRETMGLNDPVMAEKADRKNSHYLEGSDTSISIEREIILLVDDHADIRNYIYKLFQDRFYVVQAENGEQAVAILQKIEPHIIISDIMMEGGSGIDLCHKIKKSNQWSHIPLILLTASSSSEIKLKGIEGGADDYITKPFDKDMLMARVDNLIQNRNRLHEYFHSHITLQSNDHKIPVEYKEFLEKVIQAVEAHLLEEDFTVKVLAETMGMSHSNLYRQIKAISGKSANEFIRYIRLRRAAQILITTKANVNESAYQVGFRDVKHFRQQFTKLFGCTPSEYRKRYPHLKKSYALDGLLTH, from the coding sequence ATGAGGTACAATCTATTATGCCTTCTTATTTTTTTATTGCTATGTTTTGATATACGAGCGCAGTCATCCATCGAATATCTGGGGATCGATCATGGCTTGTCCAATGATTTTGTGACCGATATTTATCAAGATAAAGATGGATTTATGTGGTTTGGAACTTTCAATGGCCTCAATCGTTTTGATGGCTATGAATTTAAAATCTTTAAAAATAATCCATTAGAGAATAAATCGCTTCCCGACAATCGCATCACCGATATTCTTGAAGATCAAACTGGTAATCTCTATATTGCAACCAAAGGCGGATTGGGGGTTTTTGACATGGATCGCAATCATTTTACTCGGGCAGATCTGGTTAAAGGCGATTTGGAAATGCAACCTATTGATTTTTCCATCCATCAGCTCGAGAAAGATAACGATGGTCAACTCTTTGCTACCTCCGGAAAAGCGGGTTTATTGACGATCAAGAACACCGCAAAAGGTCTTAAAGCACATACTGTCCCTTTATATATTTCAGGAAAAGTAATTGATCAAGCGTACAGTGTAAGTTCGATCTGTAAAACTTTCGATGGAAGATTAATGTTGATGATACATGGGGTGGGATTAGCGATATATGACCGTAAAAACAACTGCATTCAAGTTCTTGTACAGGGAGATTTTAACGCAACATTGATGACTGCTTCTAGTGATGGGGGGGTCTGGTTTTCAAATGGTTGGTCGGTCACTTACTATGATTGGCAGACTAATGCCTTTCAGTACTACAGTTTTGTAAATGGCTTAAGTAATAAGCGGATTGTTAATCTATATTTTGGTCAGGATCGTAAAATTTGGGTATGTACCGATGGTGATGGCATTCAGAAGATTAATGTGGATACCAAAAAAATCGAAAAGAATACGGGTTTTGATGAAAAACAACTAACCGGTAATGCTGTTGTTGCTATTTATGAAGATAATGAGCGTCGGAAATGGCTAGGTACGATACGCGGTGGAGTGAATGTGATCGATCCGCAGAAGGGTAAATTTCAATTGGTAAAACATCATTCACCGGATAAGAAGGTAAGTTCCCGAGATTTTATTTCTGTGCTAGAGCAAGCGGATAATGATCATATTTGGGTCGGTACGGATGGTTCTGGCTTATTGAAGTGGAATTTAAAACAGAAAGTCTTTGTACCATATCCCAATACTTCCCGACTATTATCAGAGCGCGCATTTGTCACGGGACTTATTCAGGATGATCATCATCAATTATGGATCGGGACTTATGATTCTGGTATTTTTAAATTAGATATGACTAGCGGTCAGATCAAATCCTATACCTGCTATTATCCCCAAACCGAATATGTAAATGCAGCAGCTTGGCGCTTGTTTAAAGATAGCCGAAAACGAATCTGGGCATCGACTTTGGGCGGAGGAGTGGTCTATCTTTTTGATGTAGCGGAAGATCAGTTTAAACCTTTAAACTTACCGATATATGATGTGCTGACGTTTTTTGAAGAAAAGGAAGATATCCTCTGGATGGGATCTTGGTCTGAATTGATCCGCTTGGATCTGAAAACAAGGCGCTTTAAAACATATGCAGTGGGCACACCTGTCCGGTTTATCAAGAAGGCTGATCGTCATCATTTATGGATAGGTACGGAAGGGGGAGGACTACGTTACTTTAATATAGCGACGGGTCAATCTAAAACGTATACAGAGAAAGAGGGATTGCCAAGTAATACTTTATTAAACGCACTTAATGATGATTTTGGCAATTTGTGGATATCGACTTATCATGGGCTATCAAAATTTGATACCAAAGTGCGCTCATTCCAAAATTTCTATACATCTGATGGATTGCAAAGCAATCAATTTAATTACAATGCCGCGCTGAAATTGTCTGATGGACATTTGGTGTTTGGAGGCATTCGGGGATTCAATTTGTTTCAGTCGCGTGACCTTTTAGTCCATACTGTTTTTCCTGCACTTAAATTGACACAACTCCAGATTAATAATAATCCGTATGGTACTGATAAACGTTATGGCACAGGTCCTCTCAATGCCATTAGCAAATTGACCATCCCTTACAATCAGGCGGTATTGTCCTTTTCATTTGCCGCATTAGATTATAGTTTTTCAGATCGGATTAAATATGCATACTTTCTTGAAGGATGGGATAAGGATTGGAATTATGTGGATAAACAGCGATCAGCATATTATTCGCACCTTAAAGAAGGAATTTATACGCTAAGAATTAAATCGACGAATGCAAATGGTGAGTGGAATCCTAGTGAGCGTACTATTGTGATTCAAATCTTGCCTCCATGGTGGCGTACAGGCTGGGCTTATACAGGTTATGGAATGTGTGTTGTCGCTGCACTGTATCTTTATTTTCTGTATGTACGACATCGAGCTTTATTATTAACGAAATTGAAGGCCGCTGAGTTTGAACGTGATAAAGAAAATGAACTTACAGAGAAGAAGGTCACATTTTTTACGCATATCGTGCACGAAATACGTACGCCGCTTACTCTTATTATAAATCCAATTAAAGAATTGCTGAAGGATAGTGAAGATCGTGTAACAGATTACGAAGAACTTCAGGACGTATATCGTCATTCCAAGAGATTGCTGAATCTGGTCGATAAATTATTGCTCTTCAGAAAATCCGAAGGAAACTTTGATGAACTATCTCTTGTTCCTCTGGATATCGTGCATTTGGTTCAGGAAGTTTTTCTGTGTTTTCGGCAAATCGCACATTCGCAAAATATAAGCTATACGTTGAAAACTGATATCGAGGCTTATCCATGTTATGGAGATTTTGAAAAATTGGAAATCTGTTTTTTTAATCTATTGCAGAATGCCCTAAAATATACACAAGGTGGGGGTATGGTGACCGTGCATATGAATAGTACGGTCACAGGTATTCGCATTGAAATATCGGATTCGGGTAACGGTACTCCGACTCTGCTGAAGGAAGATATCTTTAAACCGTTTCAGCGTGACTTCTCTTCTTCCAATACGGTAAAGGAAGGTTTTGGAATAGGCTTATTTTTAGTCAAAAAATTTGTGGAAATACATCAGGGTGAAATCAGCTATTACCCCAATGCTGATCGAGGCATGACTTTTTGTGTTGACCTGCCACAGCATGCTATTCTTAATGATGAGGATCATATTTTAGAAGTTTCCAATAGTGCTTTTTCTTCTCGGGAAACGATGGGGCTAAACGATCCGGTTATGGCAGAAAAGGCCGACCGTAAAAATAGTCATTATCTCGAGGGATCAGATACATCAATTTCGATAGAACGAGAAATCATACTATTGGTGGATGATCATGCTGATATTCGAAATTATATCTATAAACTGTTTCAAGATAGGTTTTATGTCGTGCAGGCTGAAAATGGGGAGCAGGCTGTTGCAATTTTACAAAAAATAGAACCGCATATCATCATCAGTGATATTATGATGGAGGGAGGTTCGGGGATTGATCTCTGTCATAAAATTAAGAAAAGTAATCAGTGGAGTCATATCCCTTTAATTCTTTTGACGGCAAGTTCCTCATCCGAAATAAAGTTGAAGGGGATTGAAGGGGGGGCTGATGATTATATTACTAAACCGTTTGATAAAGACATGCTGATGGCACGTGTGGATAATCTGATTCAAAATAGGAATCGTCTGCATGAATACTTCCATAGCCATATAACGTTGCAATCGAATGACCACAAAATTCCGGTTGAATATAAAGAGTTTTTGGAGAAAGTGATCCAAGCGGTTGAAGCACACTTGTTGGAAGAAGATTTTACGGTAAAAGTGCTCGCCGAAACCATGGGGATGAGCCATTCGAATCTCTATAGACAAATTAAAGCGATATCAGGAAAATCTGCTAACGAATTTATTCGGTACATCCGACTTCGTAGAGCTGCACAAATTTTAATTACGACTAAAGCGAATGTAAATGAATCTGCTTATCAAGTTGGTTTTCGAGATGTTAAGCATTTTAGGCAACAGTTTACGAAGCTTTTTGGTTGTACCCCATCAGAATATCGAAAACGCTATCCTCATTTAAAGAAATCCTATGCGCTAGATGGACTACTGACTCATTAA
- a CDS encoding SusC/RagA family TonB-linked outer membrane protein, which translates to MKRGKVLKKRLGIWIFLMTLSCYVATAQQVRVTGKVSGSGTPIQGVTVGVLGSESKILTDAQGMYAISASKTATLVFTSVGYTRQEIALAEKKVESNNTILLDVILQMNENVIEDVVVTGFGQREKRTSVVGSVTTINPKELKGPTSNLTTMLAGRVAGMIAFQRSGEPGSDNANFFIRGLGTFGTGKQDPLILIDNVESSPTDMARLQPDDIASFSVLRDANAAAMYGARGANGVVLITTKLGSEGKTKFEFRSENNISTNTRNFQFADNIRYMEMANEAYLTRPADASSGQGLPYWQSKIDHTRAGDNPLFYPNNNWIDQLIKDYTLNQRNNLNISGGGAKARYYLAGTYNIDNGILKVDGINNFNNNIKLKNYSVRSNVDINFTPSTTGIVRVYAQFDDYNGPIGGLDENNNRINGGAVTFRRAIWSNPVMFPALYPSSYMPYMNHPLFGNALNRNGGLFVNPYAEMVRGYQEFNTSTIMPQIELRQDLSAIVPGLNLTAMTYLKRYAYFEVSRRYNPFYYSASSNADGDLTLRVMNDGSQGSIGPVGTEYLDYSESDKEVNSMFYAHAIANYNRGFGKHNVGATLIGLLQNSLSGNAGSLQLSLPARNIGLSGRFTYNFDDRYIAEFNFGYNGSERFAKARRMGFFPSFGLSYNISNESFFEPLRDVVNKFKLRATHGYSGNDQIGRAQDRFFYLSEVNMNAGEISFGELGGYNRPTIAINRYANEAITWERSRQTNFGMDLSLFNAIELNIDIYKQIRSNILTNRSYIPSTMGLRAPIVANTNKAESKGMDLTLSYNKNFMNGWYLQGRSTLTYAVSKRLIVDEPAYQEPGRYTVGTSASQEFGYIAERLFVDDQEVLNSPVQFGKPGIDYLGGDIKYRDINGDGQITDLDRVAIGYPTTPELIYGFGGTVGGKGLDFSFYFQGSARSSFFINPENISPFYLNGGSQNGLLSVIADSYWSEENRDLYAFWPRLSENIVANNNQRSTWWMRNGSFLRLKTVEIGYTFKESLMNRLKAKNLRIYANGMNLFSISSFKMWDVEMGGRGIGYPIQATYNIGLQLGF; encoded by the coding sequence ATGAAAAGAGGTAAAGTGCTTAAAAAGCGTCTTGGAATTTGGATATTTCTAATGACGTTAAGCTGCTATGTTGCCACAGCTCAACAAGTCCGTGTGACGGGAAAGGTCTCGGGTAGTGGCACCCCAATACAAGGGGTTACTGTAGGAGTTCTAGGTAGCGAATCAAAAATACTGACAGATGCACAGGGGATGTATGCTATAAGTGCCAGTAAAACCGCAACCTTGGTTTTTACAAGTGTAGGCTATACACGTCAAGAAATAGCATTAGCAGAAAAAAAAGTTGAATCCAATAATACCATCTTACTGGATGTCATACTTCAGATGAATGAGAATGTGATAGAAGATGTAGTTGTCACCGGTTTTGGGCAACGCGAAAAAAGAACATCCGTTGTGGGTTCAGTAACGACGATTAACCCAAAAGAATTAAAAGGGCCAACGAGTAATCTGACGACCATGCTAGCAGGACGTGTAGCTGGTATGATTGCATTTCAGCGCAGTGGAGAACCCGGATCTGATAATGCCAATTTTTTTATCAGAGGGCTGGGTACATTTGGTACCGGTAAACAAGATCCGCTGATCTTGATAGATAATGTCGAATCATCCCCAACCGATATGGCACGTTTACAACCGGACGACATTGCCAGCTTTTCAGTCCTACGTGATGCCAATGCCGCCGCGATGTATGGCGCGCGCGGTGCGAATGGTGTCGTACTGATCACCACAAAACTAGGCTCCGAAGGAAAAACAAAATTTGAATTTCGTTCAGAAAACAACATTTCCACCAACACCAGAAATTTTCAGTTTGCCGATAACATTCGGTATATGGAAATGGCCAATGAAGCTTATCTGACACGACCTGCAGATGCTTCGAGCGGCCAGGGATTGCCCTATTGGCAAAGTAAAATCGATCATACCCGCGCTGGAGATAACCCGCTATTTTATCCTAATAATAATTGGATTGATCAGCTGATCAAAGATTATACCCTCAATCAGCGAAACAATTTAAATATTTCAGGAGGCGGTGCCAAAGCAAGGTATTACTTAGCAGGAACTTACAATATCGACAACGGAATTCTGAAGGTTGATGGCATCAACAATTTCAATAACAACATTAAATTGAAAAATTATTCAGTCCGTTCCAATGTCGACATCAACTTTACTCCGAGTACTACAGGAATTGTACGGGTCTACGCCCAATTTGATGATTATAATGGCCCTATAGGTGGTTTGGACGAGAATAACAACCGTATCAATGGTGGTGCCGTCACCTTTAGACGTGCAATATGGTCAAACCCCGTAATGTTTCCAGCGCTATATCCATCTTCGTATATGCCTTACATGAACCATCCCCTATTTGGCAATGCACTAAATCGAAACGGAGGTCTGTTTGTGAATCCTTATGCCGAAATGGTACGTGGCTATCAGGAATTCAACACCTCGACCATTATGCCACAGATTGAATTACGTCAAGACTTAAGTGCTATCGTACCGGGTCTGAACTTAACGGCTATGACCTACTTAAAACGATACGCTTATTTTGAAGTGAGCAGAAGGTACAATCCATTTTATTACTCGGCATCATCAAATGCTGATGGCGACCTGACACTGCGTGTCATGAACGACGGCTCTCAAGGTTCAATAGGCCCTGTTGGAACAGAATATCTCGATTACTCGGAATCTGACAAAGAGGTCAATTCCATGTTTTATGCGCATGCTATTGCCAATTACAACCGCGGATTTGGCAAGCATAATGTCGGAGCCACCCTAATTGGATTGCTTCAAAATTCATTAAGTGGCAATGCCGGATCGCTACAACTGTCTTTACCAGCGCGTAATATCGGTCTTTCTGGTAGATTTACCTACAATTTTGATGATCGTTATATTGCCGAATTTAATTTCGGTTATAATGGATCCGAGCGATTTGCAAAAGCAAGACGCATGGGTTTCTTCCCTTCCTTTGGTCTATCTTATAATATTTCAAACGAGTCGTTCTTTGAGCCACTCCGTGACGTGGTCAATAAATTCAAACTACGTGCTACGCATGGATACTCCGGAAATGATCAGATCGGTAGAGCACAGGATCGTTTCTTCTATCTTTCAGAAGTTAACATGAATGCCGGTGAAATTTCTTTCGGAGAACTGGGGGGCTATAACAGACCTACTATTGCGATCAACCGATATGCCAATGAAGCCATCACATGGGAAAGATCTCGCCAGACCAACTTCGGGATGGATCTGAGTCTATTTAATGCAATTGAATTAAATATTGACATTTATAAACAAATCCGCAGCAATATACTCACAAATCGGTCTTATATCCCTAGCACAATGGGCCTAAGAGCCCCTATCGTGGCAAATACTAATAAAGCAGAAAGCAAAGGTATGGATCTGACATTGAGCTATAATAAAAACTTTATGAACGGTTGGTATCTTCAGGGAAGAAGCACATTAACCTATGCCGTCAGTAAACGCTTGATCGTTGATGAACCGGCTTATCAAGAGCCTGGACGCTATACCGTCGGAACCTCCGCCTCACAAGAATTCGGATATATAGCTGAAAGACTCTTTGTTGACGATCAGGAAGTATTAAATTCTCCCGTTCAATTTGGCAAACCTGGTATTGATTATTTAGGGGGTGATATCAAATACAGAGACATCAATGGCGATGGCCAAATTACCGATTTAGATCGTGTAGCCATTGGCTACCCAACCACACCCGAACTGATTTATGGGTTTGGAGGTACAGTGGGCGGTAAAGGACTCGATTTCAGTTTCTATTTTCAAGGTTCAGCAAGATCTTCATTCTTTATCAATCCTGAAAACATCTCTCCCTTCTATCTCAACGGAGGTTCTCAAAATGGACTTCTAAGCGTAATCGCTGATAGCTACTGGAGTGAAGAAAACCGAGATCTATATGCTTTCTGGCCAAGATTAAGTGAAAATATTGTTGCCAACAACAACCAAAGATCCACATGGTGGATGCGTAATGGATCATTCTTAAGATTAAAAACTGTTGAAATCGGCTATACTTTCAAAGAAAGTTTAATGAATAGACTTAAAGCAAAAAATCTGCGGATTTATGCCAATGGAATGAATCTATTTTCGATCAGTTCCTTTAAAATGTGGGACGTAGAAATGGGTGGACGAGGTATCGGCTATCCGATTCAAGCCACCTATAATATTGGCTTACAGCTTGGTTTTTAA
- a CDS encoding YoaK family protein, translating into MFRHRDKGRNFVHNVQLAALLSVVSGVVNIVGVLSFRTLTTNVTGHFAFFSEELFRNNYGLAFLSILYVISFFLGAFLANTTLEMTSKDTVHFSYTLPLVIEISLLAVVTFCLHDYSVWLSCLLLVAMGLQNALVTKISGSVVRTTHLTGLFTDLGIELSQMIFYKKSNERKLLRGAIGLKVIIIGGFFLGGIIGAFLYVWFDRKTLLLPILILLIALYFDRILLGYYRFRRKKLGSHD; encoded by the coding sequence ATGTTTAGACATCGAGATAAGGGACGGAATTTTGTACACAATGTGCAGCTGGCAGCATTATTGTCCGTAGTTTCTGGTGTAGTGAATATTGTAGGAGTTCTTTCTTTTAGGACATTGACGACAAATGTAACAGGGCACTTTGCCTTTTTTTCTGAAGAGCTTTTTCGGAATAACTATGGGTTAGCTTTCTTGAGCATACTCTATGTGATTTCATTTTTCCTTGGTGCTTTCCTGGCAAATACAACCTTAGAAATGACTTCTAAAGATACTGTTCATTTTTCTTACACATTACCTCTTGTTATTGAAATTTCTCTTCTTGCAGTTGTTACTTTCTGTTTACATGATTACTCAGTTTGGCTATCTTGTTTATTATTGGTCGCGATGGGTTTGCAGAATGCGCTTGTCACAAAGATATCAGGTTCTGTGGTACGTACGACTCATCTGACGGGACTGTTTACTGATCTAGGTATAGAATTATCGCAAATGATTTTTTACAAAAAAAGTAATGAGCGGAAACTTCTGAGGGGGGCTATTGGACTCAAGGTAATCATTATTGGTGGATTTTTCCTTGGTGGAATTATAGGAGCATTTTTATATGTATGGTTTGACCGAAAAACGTTGCTTTTACCTATACTCATATTATTGATTGCACTTTATTTTGACCGCATCCTTTTGGGATATTACCGGTTCAGAAGAAAAAAGCTGGGAAGCCATGATTAA